The following coding sequences lie in one Pseudoalteromonas sp. Scap06 genomic window:
- a CDS encoding methyl-accepting chemotaxis protein: MNTINQFINSLNLTKKLISAFLVVSLVPITIIIVVAINTASNSMTEQVYSRLDAVSEVKQSAVKRYFINIEKKLNVLQANPEMANMATKFIEGFNDISPSNSSESLNRFYKESFTPKFKQLNPTDTVSSSPLEQMNPKSIELQSRYLANNPNPIGEKQKLTATEQSDSYEQVHRQYHPYLRDMTNINEFYDIFIIDPTNGNIVYSVYKEVDFATSLQTGPYAKSNLASLFQQLKDSSNPQTIAFADYKQYSPSYNAPASFIGKPIVVDGKTIAILAAQLSIEDINSIMKERDGLGESGETYLVGPEGLMRSDSYIDPINHSVESSFRNPNKGTVNTLSVIKALKNEKGQHVISDYNNEMVLSAFAPVNVFNIRWALIAEMDEQEAFESITTLSQQLIIILLITIFIVTIAAYWFARTLTKPIHALADTMKKVEQQGDFSLRATVYSSDEIGVSTQAFNTLLDALQLSISETNRVMNHMAAGKFDQRIEAPCRGELDTLKQATNDCASSLNGAINELNNIAIAMADGQFDIQINASMSGELGTLKSNINQSLSSINNTMNSIVDIMANVEQGNFKEQITYPAKGKLAQLKDSVNNSVNSLSIAIDGISDVMSALRQGQFSAQLDAPLAGQLNTLKQDINSSMANLNNVMNEIGEVMTFVSKGDFKKMIKGEASGQLEQLKSNINTSITAIDNALTEISSVMLAISQGRFDHTISSTMTGQLNSLKIDINQSVTNLEHVINDLNQVMAAMANGDFSHQLKQPLQGQLEDLKNNVNESTSLVSLAINEVSSVLSNLAKGDLTKNIEGQYQGVFNTLKSDTNATIDKLTNVIQEIQVSASQVMQNAGEIASSNTEISKRTEEQAANLEEASSSTEQMLDELTKVSEQSKSAVALASNAEEIAEEGNQLSIQTVSAIDEVNEASKDINEILTVIDNLAFQTNLLSLNAAVEAARAGDHGRGFAVVANEVGDLAGRSAKSAKQIKSIIVNSNQKVALGTELADTSGKKLKHIMQAVSDVSKNIIHIAHSTSAQEQAIKEVNLVVQRLTGLTQANSAITEETMAAARQMAEQATEMRVQLNYFNLKKEQQ, encoded by the coding sequence ATGAACACGATTAATCAATTTATTAACTCATTAAATTTAACAAAAAAACTTATCTCCGCCTTTTTAGTTGTTTCCCTAGTACCAATAACAATAATTATTGTTGTTGCAATTAATACAGCCTCAAACTCGATGACAGAACAGGTTTATTCACGATTAGACGCTGTGAGTGAAGTAAAACAAAGCGCTGTTAAACGCTATTTTATCAATATTGAAAAAAAGCTTAATGTGCTACAAGCAAATCCAGAAATGGCCAATATGGCGACAAAGTTTATAGAAGGATTTAATGATATTTCCCCTTCAAACTCATCAGAGTCTTTAAATCGCTTTTATAAAGAGTCTTTTACTCCAAAATTTAAACAGCTAAACCCGACAGATACAGTTTCATCATCCCCGTTAGAGCAAATGAATCCAAAAAGTATTGAGCTGCAGTCTCGTTATTTGGCTAATAACCCAAATCCAATTGGTGAAAAACAAAAACTAACTGCAACCGAGCAATCAGACTCTTACGAGCAAGTGCACCGCCAATATCACCCTTATTTACGAGATATGACCAATATAAATGAGTTCTACGATATTTTCATTATCGACCCAACAAATGGCAATATTGTTTACTCCGTTTATAAAGAAGTCGACTTTGCCACATCGCTACAAACAGGGCCCTATGCTAAAAGTAATTTAGCGAGTTTATTTCAACAATTAAAAGATAGCAGCAACCCACAAACAATTGCATTTGCAGATTATAAACAGTACTCCCCTTCATATAATGCCCCTGCGAGCTTTATAGGTAAGCCTATTGTTGTTGATGGTAAAACGATTGCTATTTTAGCCGCCCAATTATCGATTGAAGATATCAATTCAATCATGAAAGAGCGTGACGGATTGGGTGAAAGCGGAGAAACCTACCTTGTTGGTCCTGAAGGGTTAATGCGCTCTGACTCTTACATTGATCCGATAAATCACTCTGTAGAAAGCTCATTTAGAAATCCAAATAAAGGCACAGTGAATACCTTATCTGTAATCAAAGCATTAAAAAATGAGAAAGGGCAGCATGTGATAAGTGATTATAACAATGAGATGGTGCTGTCTGCATTTGCACCAGTAAATGTATTTAATATTCGCTGGGCCCTCATAGCAGAAATGGACGAACAAGAAGCTTTTGAGTCGATAACCACACTTTCTCAACAACTCATTATTATACTTTTAATCACTATTTTCATTGTTACTATTGCCGCATATTGGTTTGCGAGAACATTAACAAAACCAATACATGCCCTGGCTGATACGATGAAAAAAGTTGAACAACAAGGTGACTTTTCATTACGAGCAACTGTCTATTCAAGCGATGAGATAGGCGTAAGTACTCAAGCATTTAACACTCTTCTTGATGCTCTGCAGTTATCTATTAGTGAAACAAATCGTGTTATGAATCATATGGCTGCGGGTAAATTTGATCAACGTATTGAAGCACCATGTCGAGGAGAGTTAGATACGTTAAAACAAGCAACCAACGATTGTGCGAGTTCACTAAACGGTGCAATAAACGAGTTAAATAACATTGCGATTGCTATGGCTGATGGTCAATTTGATATTCAAATTAATGCCTCAATGTCAGGCGAGTTAGGCACCTTAAAAAGTAATATTAACCAATCGCTTTCCTCAATAAATAACACAATGAATAGTATCGTAGATATTATGGCTAACGTAGAGCAAGGTAACTTTAAAGAGCAAATTACTTACCCTGCTAAAGGAAAGCTTGCCCAGCTAAAAGACAGCGTGAATAACTCAGTAAATAGCTTAAGCATTGCCATAGATGGTATTAGTGACGTTATGAGTGCATTACGACAAGGCCAGTTTTCAGCGCAATTAGACGCCCCATTAGCTGGACAACTTAATACCTTAAAACAAGATATTAATTCCAGCATGGCTAATTTAAATAATGTAATGAATGAAATAGGTGAAGTCATGACCTTTGTTAGTAAGGGTGACTTTAAAAAAATGATAAAAGGTGAAGCCAGCGGTCAATTGGAGCAGTTGAAAAGTAATATTAATACATCAATCACGGCTATTGATAATGCTTTAACTGAAATTTCATCAGTCATGCTAGCAATTAGTCAGGGGCGTTTTGATCATACTATTTCATCAACCATGACTGGCCAACTAAACAGTTTAAAAATAGATATAAACCAATCAGTTACTAATCTAGAACACGTCATAAATGATCTCAATCAAGTAATGGCTGCAATGGCAAACGGCGATTTTTCTCATCAATTAAAACAGCCACTACAGGGCCAATTAGAAGATTTAAAAAATAATGTTAATGAGTCTACCTCATTAGTTTCACTGGCTATAAATGAAGTAAGTAGCGTTTTATCAAACTTAGCTAAAGGTGACCTTACCAAAAATATAGAAGGGCAATATCAAGGCGTATTCAATACCCTGAAAAGCGACACAAACGCGACTATCGATAAATTAACCAATGTCATTCAAGAGATTCAAGTGTCAGCGAGCCAGGTTATGCAAAATGCAGGCGAAATAGCTTCAAGCAATACTGAAATAAGTAAACGCACAGAAGAGCAAGCTGCCAACCTTGAAGAGGCAAGCTCAAGTACTGAGCAAATGCTAGATGAGCTAACTAAAGTATCTGAACAATCAAAAAGTGCCGTGGCATTAGCAAGCAATGCTGAGGAAATTGCAGAAGAAGGAAATCAATTATCAATACAGACTGTTAGCGCGATTGATGAAGTGAATGAAGCCAGTAAAGACATAAACGAAATACTTACGGTTATTGACAACCTGGCTTTTCAAACAAACTTACTATCACTTAATGCCGCCGTAGAAGCTGCTAGGGCTGGCGACCACGGAAGGGGCTTTGCTGTAGTCGCTAATGAAGTGGGTGATTTAGCTGGACGTAGTGCTAAATCTGCGAAGCAGATAAAAAGTATTATTGTAAATAGTAATCAAAAAGTAGCGCTTGGGACTGAATTAGCAGACACCTCAGGAAAAAAACTAAAACACATAATGCAAGCTGTTAGCGATGTTAGTAAAAATATAATACATATAGCGCATTCTACCTCCGCACAGGAGCAAGCAATTAAAGAGGTCAATCTTGTTGTACAACGTTTAACGGGGCTAACTCAGGCAAACTCAGCTATTACAGAAGAAACAATGGCAGCAGCACGACAAATGGCAGAACAAGCAACCGAGATGAGAGTGCAACTCAATTACTTTAATCTAAAAAAAGAGCAACAATAG
- a CDS encoding DUF3087 domain-containing protein, which yields MQLIQIDKARYRKHLNRVIVGCAAGLAVGSLAISQTLIALFPDESGSHFHWNLLGVIVTSIGIGWLLNKYRTHPFMTEVVYVWELKKALNKITRKMAKLKAAGREGNPDALLAIQYSYAGSRLLWQLDDNTITMDDLAIKQAELDSVAAKFNLTLNADDYNDAILKQF from the coding sequence ATGCAACTTATTCAAATAGATAAAGCACGTTATCGTAAACATTTAAATCGCGTTATTGTCGGCTGTGCAGCAGGTTTAGCTGTGGGCAGTTTAGCAATTTCACAAACCTTAATTGCATTATTTCCCGATGAAAGTGGTAGTCATTTTCATTGGAACTTATTAGGCGTAATTGTTACGAGTATTGGCATTGGCTGGTTGTTAAATAAATACCGAACACATCCTTTTATGACCGAGGTGGTGTATGTGTGGGAGCTTAAAAAAGCGCTTAATAAAATCACTCGTAAAATGGCTAAGCTAAAAGCGGCGGGACGAGAAGGTAACCCCGATGCATTATTGGCGATTCAATATAGTTATGCGGGCTCACGATTATTATGGCAGCTTGACGATAACACCATCACTATGGATGATTTAGCGATTAAACAAGCCGAGTTAGATAGCGTTGCGGCCAAGTTCAACTTAACCTTAAATGCTGATGACTACAATGATGCAATTTTAAAGCAGTTTTAA
- a CDS encoding low molecular weight protein-tyrosine-phosphatase translates to MKRVLIVCLGNICRSPTAEAVLKARAKKLGIDLLVDSAGTIGHHEGNQPDRRSMQAGEKRGYSFKGIFSRKVRSSDFSEFDLILAADKQNLSDLTARCPEHLQYKLALFLEYGEQAQSAIPDPYYGGDDGFEKVLDLIEAASDNILAKI, encoded by the coding sequence GTGAAAAGAGTACTAATAGTGTGTTTGGGAAATATATGCCGTTCACCTACCGCAGAGGCGGTATTAAAAGCTCGCGCTAAAAAGTTAGGTATTGATCTGCTAGTGGACTCGGCAGGGACTATTGGTCATCACGAAGGTAATCAACCAGATAGGCGCTCAATGCAGGCTGGTGAAAAACGCGGTTATAGTTTTAAAGGTATTTTTTCGCGCAAGGTGCGTAGTAGTGATTTTAGCGAGTTTGACCTTATTTTAGCAGCCGATAAACAAAACCTGTCGGATTTAACCGCACGTTGCCCTGAACATTTGCAGTACAAGCTTGCGTTGTTTTTAGAGTATGGCGAGCAAGCACAAAGCGCAATTCCCGATCCTTACTATGGCGGTGATGATGGCTTTGAAAAGGTACTTGATTTAATAGAGGCCGCCAGCGATAACATACTGGCTAAGATTTAA
- a CDS encoding TonB family protein: MKLNKRVLLMGLSLSVLCSTSQAEQVTTSQVEFNNAYQSYLDAVKAADNVQQTAERAYTLGKSVYGDNSDNTANLAINYAKSINGYGKKWIEKRFSLYQQAYTISVNNHGKKSLETVDSLVGMANFAPSAQKADYYLDQVIAIANTQNKPKFLADMKLEAATILANKFGYEKYHEAKNYLEEADEYYQANLPENSVERIKADFLMASFAEGRKRYTQAIERLNRVVKVFDENLNYDHTAELTAHSRLIGLYEKQGKSDEATKHCIAIAKMVPWKESQEQTPLYRVEPKYPKNKARFSKDGSVVMEFEVNESGFVKNLQVLSSEGGLAFEKSAVEALEQWRYAPKFENGKAVAATSKVQLDFKVKR; this comes from the coding sequence ATGAAACTAAATAAACGTGTATTACTGATGGGCTTAAGTTTATCAGTACTGTGTTCCACCTCACAGGCAGAGCAAGTAACTACCTCTCAAGTAGAATTTAACAATGCTTATCAAAGTTACCTGGATGCGGTTAAAGCTGCAGACAATGTACAACAAACTGCCGAGCGTGCTTATACATTAGGTAAATCTGTTTACGGTGATAATTCAGATAACACCGCAAACTTAGCTATTAACTATGCAAAATCAATTAATGGCTATGGCAAAAAATGGATTGAAAAGCGTTTTTCACTTTACCAGCAAGCCTATACTATTTCTGTTAATAACCATGGTAAAAAATCGTTAGAAACCGTTGATTCTTTAGTTGGTATGGCTAATTTTGCGCCCTCAGCTCAAAAAGCGGATTATTATTTAGATCAAGTGATTGCAATAGCAAATACGCAAAACAAACCTAAATTTTTGGCTGACATGAAATTAGAAGCGGCAACCATATTAGCCAATAAATTCGGCTACGAAAAATACCATGAAGCTAAAAACTACTTAGAAGAAGCCGATGAGTACTATCAAGCTAACTTACCTGAAAACTCGGTTGAACGAATAAAAGCTGACTTTTTAATGGCGTCGTTTGCTGAGGGTAGAAAAAGATACACTCAAGCAATTGAACGACTTAATCGCGTAGTAAAGGTATTTGATGAAAACTTAAATTACGATCACACCGCCGAGCTTACCGCACATTCAAGATTAATTGGCTTGTATGAAAAACAAGGCAAAAGTGATGAAGCCACTAAACACTGTATCGCGATAGCTAAAATGGTGCCGTGGAAAGAAAGCCAAGAGCAAACACCACTATACCGCGTTGAACCTAAATACCCTAAAAACAAAGCGCGATTTAGCAAAGATGGCAGCGTAGTTATGGAGTTTGAAGTCAATGAATCTGGCTTTGTAAAAAATCTGCAAGTACTTAGCTCTGAGGGTGGCTTGGCCTTTGAAAAGTCGGCAGTAGAAGCATTAGAGCAATGGCGCTATGCCCCTAAATTTGAAAATGGAAAAGCGGTTGCAGCAACTTCTAAAGTACAGCTCGATTTTAAAGTAAAACGTTAA